In Onychostoma macrolepis isolate SWU-2019 chromosome 12, ASM1243209v1, whole genome shotgun sequence, a single window of DNA contains:
- the irf3 gene encoding interferon regulatory factor 3, which produces MAQSKPLFVPWLYEQIQSGRYPGVCWTDKEQRQFSIPWKHALRQDSSSDDVLVFKAWAQTSAAGDGRINGDHSVWKRNFRSALRAKGFKMIFDNKNDAANPQKVYQFPSEPHSAASGSEGSQETDFSPDLYVNNSDVFSTHPPQGLEQDFTGLNLKESPSQVWNSDQLYLELKDQGLFQETSPCPEPQYTELSYQIMDTREPFSSPEGGVGGLGQISPPEGATAAYQPDGEGVGYQACIPMPKLETFFRIKVYYKGKKVKEQLVENDTGFRLMYQGNMDESNLMDSADLPVVQLPIPDGILDQIQARHTNEILNSLGGLEIKRLDGVVWGHRWGLSRIYWGLCKHENTQTPRELSKNTPEAVYFFRDYISGLMEFMQTSQESPSCTLYFFLGEKWPDPKMKPWEKKLIMIEVILTSLEDLKTMAVENGASSLQSVELQLSLEQMMELC; this is translated from the exons ATGGCTCAATCAAAACCACTTTTTGTGCCCTGGCTGTATGAACAGATCCAAAGTGGAAGATATCCTGGAGTGTGTTGGACCGATAAAGAACAAAGACAGTTTAGCATTCCCTGGAAGCATGCTTTAAGACAAGACTCCAGCAGTGATGATGTCCTCGTATTCAAg GCATGGGCTCAGACGAGCGCTGCTGGAGATGGCAGGATAAATGGAGATCACTCTGTTTGGAAGAGAAACTTCCGTAGCGCTCTTCGTGCAAAAGGCTTCAAGATGATATTTGACAACAAGAACGATGCCGCTAATCCACAGAAAGTCTATCAGTTTCCATCTGAACCTCATTCTGCAG CTTCGGGGTCCGAGGGCTCTCAAGAGACTGAT ttCTCACCAGACCTATATGTGAACAACAGCGACGTGTTCTCTA CACATCCACCCCAAGGTTTGGAGCAAGATTTCACAGGACTAAACCTTAAGGAAAGTCCCTCACAAG TTTGGAATTCAGATCAGTTATATCTGGAGCTCAAAGATCAAGGACTCTTCCAAGAAACCAGTCCATGTCCAGAACCCCAGTATACTGAGCTCAGTTATCAGATAATGGACACTCGTGAGCCCTTTTCCTCACCTGAGGGTGGTGTTGGTGGTTTGGGGCAGATTTCGCCGCCTGAGGGGGCGACAGCTGCGTATCAACCGGATGGTGAAGGTGTGGGTTATCAGGCTTGCATTCCTATGCCAAAACTGG AGACATTTTTTCGGATTAAGGTTTATTACAAAGGGAAGAAGGTGAAGGAACAGTTGGTGGAGAATGACACTGGCTTCAGACTGATGTATCAGGGAAACAT GGACGAGTCCAACTTGATGGACAGTGCTGATCTACCAGTGGTCCAACTACCTATTCCAGACGGTATTCTGGATCAGATCCAGGCCAGGCATACAAACGAAATTCTGAACAGTCTGGGGGGTTTGGAGATCAAGAGATTGGATGGCGTGGTTTGGGGTCACCGTTGGGGATTGAGCAGGATCTACTGGGGTCTATGCAAACACGAAAACACCCAAACACCCAGAGAGCTCTCcaaaaacacacctgaagccGTCTACTTCTTCAGAGATTATATATCAG GTTTGATGGAGTTTATGCAGACAAGCCAAGAATCTCCTTCCTGCACTCTTTACTTCTTTCTGGGAGAGAAGTGGCCCGACCCCAAAATGAAGCCATGGGAGAAGAAACTCATCATGATAGAG GTTATTCTGACTTCACTGGAGGATTTGAAGACGATGGCTGTTGAAAACGGGGCGTCTTCACTGCAGTCAGTGGAGCTCCAGCTCTCTCTGGAGCAAATGATGGAGTTGTGTTAG
- the si:dkey-94f20.4 gene encoding synembryn-A isoform X2, with amino-acid sequence MARSGEDTLTVMNIERIIECIREDDQKGLRAELQQFNREYAQCFFYDLEERERRKRLELEEFRKNKVRDYVSDSDSDYDESSSPEVILRQALATVLIRFLQTEPQGRVLKACLRSLRILSRDKKVLGPLITDRALLTLAHLGGISNAPVPKEDTDGDADPYNDIIEAISESKLGRADEDDHGGEEDDGSGAVCSDVNDPVVWVQSNWCGDRKASTFSNMSLGPSRRRSSVFKALTPGKRDSRGSLGEGEEEEEKEEKVDDEVDRKEVMKIFCNIVYNSAWAQERASELSLLCGLTEKLNKEFQSTSSPCGQFYTLRLMFLLTALRPELRAQLKQEGGVPLLTTVLEKSLSVQWKEEYEVVLDPTAPPISVEDSQQAQEALKILFNITHSTHTQEPEEGDASLYRHLAAVLRHCLMVSCEEEEAADELKGHAANMLSALPLSCLDVLVSVPLAPDSHQMNGANMDCVHNLLMYMERKLEQGEKVKERLTPVLNLLTECSRAHRDTRHYLRQQILPPLRDASTKPEEGNTLRNRLVRLMTHLDTELKHCAADLLFVLCKENVRRFVKYSGYGNAAGLLATRGLLGGQRSKATSSGTQYSSDSDSDTEEYRQIKDRVNPVTGQVEEEQPDPMEGMTEEEKEEEAHRLISLFNKLSKDNMIQPMGLNEEGQLVPLSELRNLSVEQKKSEEEHDDDLENVE; translated from the exons ATGGCACGCTCAGGTGAAGACACGCTCACAG tgATGAATATAGAGAGGATTATCGAGTGTATCAGAGAGGACGATCAGAAAGGACTGAGGGCAGAACTACAGCAATTTAATCGAGAG TATGCACAGTGTTTCTTCTATGATTTGGAGGAGAGGGAGAGAAGAAAA AGGCTGGAGCTGGAAGAG TTCCGAAAGAATAAAGTGCGGGATTATGTGTCAGACTCAGATTCAGACTATGATGAATCCAGCAGCCCAGAAGTCATTTTGAGACAG GCTCTGGCTACGGTTTTGATCAGGTTCCTCCAGACTGAACCGCAAGGGCGTGTGCTGAAAGCATGCCTGAGATCCTTACGGATTCTCTCAAGGGACAAAAAGGTTTTGGGCCCTCTGATCACTGACAGAGCGCTTCTCACTCTAGCACACCTGGGCGGCATCAGCAACGCACCCGTTCCCAAAGAAGACACCGACGGTGACGCTGACCCCTATAATGACATCATCGAGGCTATTTCTGAGAGCAAATTGGGTCGAGCGGACGAGGATGATCACGGTGGCGAGGAAGACGACGGTTCTGGGGCCGTATGCAGTGATGTGAATGACCCTGTGGTCTGGGTCCAGAGCAATTGGTGTGGCGATCGCAAGGCCAGCACGTTTTCAAACATGAGCCTCGGACCTTCTCGCAGGAGGAGCAGCGTCTTCAAAGCTCTCACGCCTGGTAAAAGAGACAGCAGAGGAAGCCTGGGAGaaggagaggaagaggaggaaaaagaagaaaaggtCGATGATGAAGTCGACAGGAAGGAAGTCATgaaaatcttctgtaacattgtTTACAATAGTGCTTGGGCACAAGAGAGAGCCAGCGAACTCAG TCTCCTCTGTGGTCTGACAGAAAAGCTAAATAAGGAGTTTCAGTCCACATCTTCTCCTTGTGGTCAGTTTTACACACTTCGGTTGATGTTTTTACTGACAGCGTTGAGACCTGAACTCAGAGCACAGCTGAAACAA GAGGGAGGAGTGCCGCTGTTGACCACAGTGCTGGAGAAGAGTTTATCAGTACAGTGGAAGGAAGAGTACGAGGTCGTGCTGGATCCTACAGCGCCTCCTATAAGTGTGGAGGACTCACAGCAGGCTCAGGAGGCCCTCAAGATCCTTTTTAATAtcacacacagcacacacactcaGGAACCTGAAGAG GGAGATGCGTCTCTCTATCGCCACCTGGCTGCAGTTTTGCGTCACTGTCTGATGGTGTCCTGTGAGGAGGAGGAAGCTGCAGATGAGTTAAAGGG GCATGCAGCGAATATGCTGTCTGCTCTCCCGTTGAGCTGTCTAGACGTTCTGGTATCTGTGCCTCTGGCTCCAGACTCACACCAGATGAATGGAGCCAACATGGACTGTGTGCACAACCTGCTCATGTACATGGAGAGAAAACTGGAGCAG GGTGAAAAGGTCAAAGAGAGACTGACCCCTGTGCTGAATTTACTGACCGAATGCTCCAGAGCTCACAGAGACACAAGACACTACCTCAGACAACAG ATCCTGCCTCCATTAAGAGATGCCAGCACTAAACCTGAGGAGGGAAACACCTTGAGGAATCGTCTGGTCAGACTGATGACACACCTGGACACTGAGCTCAAACACTGCGCTGCTGACCTGCTCTTCGTGCTGTGCAAAGAGAACG TGAGGCGTTTCGTGAAGTACTCTGGATATGGGAATGCCGCTGGGCTCCTGGCCACTAGAGGCTTGCTaggaggtcaaaggtcaaaggCCACATCATCAGGCACACAGTACTCTAGCGATTCGGACTCGGACACCGAGGAGTACCGTCAGATTAAAGACCGAGTGAATCCAGTGACGGGACAGGTGGAGGAGGAGCAGCCCGATCCGATGGAGGGAATGACagaggaggagaaagaggaGGAGGCTCACCGGCTCATCAGTCTTTTTAACAAACTCTCAAA GGATAATATGATTCAGCCAATGGGATTGAACGAAGAAGGTCAGCTGGTGCCGCTGTCGGAGCTCAGGAACCTTTCGGTGGAGCAGAAGAAATCGGAGGAAGAACATGATGATGACCTGGAGAACGTGGAGTAG
- the si:dkey-94f20.4 gene encoding synembryn-A isoform X3, which yields MARSGEDTLTVMNIERIIECIREDDQKGLRAELQQFNREYAQCFFYDLEERERRKFRKNKVRDYVSDSDSDYDESSSPEVILRQALATVLIRFLQTEPQGRVLKACLRSLRILSRDKKVLGPLITDRALLTLAHLGGISNAPVPKEDTDGDADPYNDIIEAISESKLGRADEDDHGGEEDDGSGAVCSDVNDPVVWVQSNWCGDRKASTFSNMSLGPSRRRSSVFKALTPGKRDSRGSLGEGEEEEEKEEKVDDEVDRKEVMKIFCNIVYNSAWAQERASELSLLCGLTEKLNKEFQSTSSPCGQFYTLRLMFLLTALRPELRAQLKQEGGVPLLTTVLEKSLSVQWKEEYEVVLDPTAPPISVEDSQQAQEALKILFNITHSTHTQEPEEGDASLYRHLAAVLRHCLMVSCEEEEAADELKGHAANMLSALPLSCLDVLVSVPLAPDSHQMNGANMDCVHNLLMYMERKLEQGEKVKERLTPVLNLLTECSRAHRDTRHYLRQQILPPLRDASTKPEEGNTLRNRLVRLMTHLDTELKHCAADLLFVLCKENVRRFVKYSGYGNAAGLLATRGLLGGQRSKATSSGTQYSSDSDSDTEEYRQIKDRVNPVTGQVEEEQPDPMEGMTEEEKEEEAHRLISLFNKLSKDNMIQPMGLNEEGQLVPLSELRNLSVEQKKSEEEHDDDLENVE from the exons ATGGCACGCTCAGGTGAAGACACGCTCACAG tgATGAATATAGAGAGGATTATCGAGTGTATCAGAGAGGACGATCAGAAAGGACTGAGGGCAGAACTACAGCAATTTAATCGAGAG TATGCACAGTGTTTCTTCTATGATTTGGAGGAGAGGGAGAGAAGAAAA TTCCGAAAGAATAAAGTGCGGGATTATGTGTCAGACTCAGATTCAGACTATGATGAATCCAGCAGCCCAGAAGTCATTTTGAGACAG GCTCTGGCTACGGTTTTGATCAGGTTCCTCCAGACTGAACCGCAAGGGCGTGTGCTGAAAGCATGCCTGAGATCCTTACGGATTCTCTCAAGGGACAAAAAGGTTTTGGGCCCTCTGATCACTGACAGAGCGCTTCTCACTCTAGCACACCTGGGCGGCATCAGCAACGCACCCGTTCCCAAAGAAGACACCGACGGTGACGCTGACCCCTATAATGACATCATCGAGGCTATTTCTGAGAGCAAATTGGGTCGAGCGGACGAGGATGATCACGGTGGCGAGGAAGACGACGGTTCTGGGGCCGTATGCAGTGATGTGAATGACCCTGTGGTCTGGGTCCAGAGCAATTGGTGTGGCGATCGCAAGGCCAGCACGTTTTCAAACATGAGCCTCGGACCTTCTCGCAGGAGGAGCAGCGTCTTCAAAGCTCTCACGCCTGGTAAAAGAGACAGCAGAGGAAGCCTGGGAGaaggagaggaagaggaggaaaaagaagaaaaggtCGATGATGAAGTCGACAGGAAGGAAGTCATgaaaatcttctgtaacattgtTTACAATAGTGCTTGGGCACAAGAGAGAGCCAGCGAACTCAG TCTCCTCTGTGGTCTGACAGAAAAGCTAAATAAGGAGTTTCAGTCCACATCTTCTCCTTGTGGTCAGTTTTACACACTTCGGTTGATGTTTTTACTGACAGCGTTGAGACCTGAACTCAGAGCACAGCTGAAACAA GAGGGAGGAGTGCCGCTGTTGACCACAGTGCTGGAGAAGAGTTTATCAGTACAGTGGAAGGAAGAGTACGAGGTCGTGCTGGATCCTACAGCGCCTCCTATAAGTGTGGAGGACTCACAGCAGGCTCAGGAGGCCCTCAAGATCCTTTTTAATAtcacacacagcacacacactcaGGAACCTGAAGAG GGAGATGCGTCTCTCTATCGCCACCTGGCTGCAGTTTTGCGTCACTGTCTGATGGTGTCCTGTGAGGAGGAGGAAGCTGCAGATGAGTTAAAGGG GCATGCAGCGAATATGCTGTCTGCTCTCCCGTTGAGCTGTCTAGACGTTCTGGTATCTGTGCCTCTGGCTCCAGACTCACACCAGATGAATGGAGCCAACATGGACTGTGTGCACAACCTGCTCATGTACATGGAGAGAAAACTGGAGCAG GGTGAAAAGGTCAAAGAGAGACTGACCCCTGTGCTGAATTTACTGACCGAATGCTCCAGAGCTCACAGAGACACAAGACACTACCTCAGACAACAG ATCCTGCCTCCATTAAGAGATGCCAGCACTAAACCTGAGGAGGGAAACACCTTGAGGAATCGTCTGGTCAGACTGATGACACACCTGGACACTGAGCTCAAACACTGCGCTGCTGACCTGCTCTTCGTGCTGTGCAAAGAGAACG TGAGGCGTTTCGTGAAGTACTCTGGATATGGGAATGCCGCTGGGCTCCTGGCCACTAGAGGCTTGCTaggaggtcaaaggtcaaaggCCACATCATCAGGCACACAGTACTCTAGCGATTCGGACTCGGACACCGAGGAGTACCGTCAGATTAAAGACCGAGTGAATCCAGTGACGGGACAGGTGGAGGAGGAGCAGCCCGATCCGATGGAGGGAATGACagaggaggagaaagaggaGGAGGCTCACCGGCTCATCAGTCTTTTTAACAAACTCTCAAA GGATAATATGATTCAGCCAATGGGATTGAACGAAGAAGGTCAGCTGGTGCCGCTGTCGGAGCTCAGGAACCTTTCGGTGGAGCAGAAGAAATCGGAGGAAGAACATGATGATGACCTGGAGAACGTGGAGTAG
- the si:dkey-94f20.4 gene encoding synembryn-A isoform X1 yields MARSGEDTLTVMNIERIIECIREDDQKGLRAELQQFNREYAQCFFYDLEERERRKFRKNKVRDYVSDSDSDYDESSSPEVILRQVTLTLIKTNTHLNLILKPVSAFVSFVSIPQALATVLIRFLQTEPQGRVLKACLRSLRILSRDKKVLGPLITDRALLTLAHLGGISNAPVPKEDTDGDADPYNDIIEAISESKLGRADEDDHGGEEDDGSGAVCSDVNDPVVWVQSNWCGDRKASTFSNMSLGPSRRRSSVFKALTPGKRDSRGSLGEGEEEEEKEEKVDDEVDRKEVMKIFCNIVYNSAWAQERASELSLLCGLTEKLNKEFQSTSSPCGQFYTLRLMFLLTALRPELRAQLKQEGGVPLLTTVLEKSLSVQWKEEYEVVLDPTAPPISVEDSQQAQEALKILFNITHSTHTQEPEEGDASLYRHLAAVLRHCLMVSCEEEEAADELKGHAANMLSALPLSCLDVLVSVPLAPDSHQMNGANMDCVHNLLMYMERKLEQGEKVKERLTPVLNLLTECSRAHRDTRHYLRQQILPPLRDASTKPEEGNTLRNRLVRLMTHLDTELKHCAADLLFVLCKENVRRFVKYSGYGNAAGLLATRGLLGGQRSKATSSGTQYSSDSDSDTEEYRQIKDRVNPVTGQVEEEQPDPMEGMTEEEKEEEAHRLISLFNKLSKDNMIQPMGLNEEGQLVPLSELRNLSVEQKKSEEEHDDDLENVE; encoded by the exons ATGGCACGCTCAGGTGAAGACACGCTCACAG tgATGAATATAGAGAGGATTATCGAGTGTATCAGAGAGGACGATCAGAAAGGACTGAGGGCAGAACTACAGCAATTTAATCGAGAG TATGCACAGTGTTTCTTCTATGATTTGGAGGAGAGGGAGAGAAGAAAA TTCCGAAAGAATAAAGTGCGGGATTATGTGTCAGACTCAGATTCAGACTATGATGAATCCAGCAGCCCAGAAGTCATTTTGAGACAGGTAACCTTGACtcttataaaaacaaatacacaccTAAACCTAATTTTAAAACCAGTTTCTGcctttgtttcatttgtttcaATCCCCCAGGCTCTGGCTACGGTTTTGATCAGGTTCCTCCAGACTGAACCGCAAGGGCGTGTGCTGAAAGCATGCCTGAGATCCTTACGGATTCTCTCAAGGGACAAAAAGGTTTTGGGCCCTCTGATCACTGACAGAGCGCTTCTCACTCTAGCACACCTGGGCGGCATCAGCAACGCACCCGTTCCCAAAGAAGACACCGACGGTGACGCTGACCCCTATAATGACATCATCGAGGCTATTTCTGAGAGCAAATTGGGTCGAGCGGACGAGGATGATCACGGTGGCGAGGAAGACGACGGTTCTGGGGCCGTATGCAGTGATGTGAATGACCCTGTGGTCTGGGTCCAGAGCAATTGGTGTGGCGATCGCAAGGCCAGCACGTTTTCAAACATGAGCCTCGGACCTTCTCGCAGGAGGAGCAGCGTCTTCAAAGCTCTCACGCCTGGTAAAAGAGACAGCAGAGGAAGCCTGGGAGaaggagaggaagaggaggaaaaagaagaaaaggtCGATGATGAAGTCGACAGGAAGGAAGTCATgaaaatcttctgtaacattgtTTACAATAGTGCTTGGGCACAAGAGAGAGCCAGCGAACTCAG TCTCCTCTGTGGTCTGACAGAAAAGCTAAATAAGGAGTTTCAGTCCACATCTTCTCCTTGTGGTCAGTTTTACACACTTCGGTTGATGTTTTTACTGACAGCGTTGAGACCTGAACTCAGAGCACAGCTGAAACAA GAGGGAGGAGTGCCGCTGTTGACCACAGTGCTGGAGAAGAGTTTATCAGTACAGTGGAAGGAAGAGTACGAGGTCGTGCTGGATCCTACAGCGCCTCCTATAAGTGTGGAGGACTCACAGCAGGCTCAGGAGGCCCTCAAGATCCTTTTTAATAtcacacacagcacacacactcaGGAACCTGAAGAG GGAGATGCGTCTCTCTATCGCCACCTGGCTGCAGTTTTGCGTCACTGTCTGATGGTGTCCTGTGAGGAGGAGGAAGCTGCAGATGAGTTAAAGGG GCATGCAGCGAATATGCTGTCTGCTCTCCCGTTGAGCTGTCTAGACGTTCTGGTATCTGTGCCTCTGGCTCCAGACTCACACCAGATGAATGGAGCCAACATGGACTGTGTGCACAACCTGCTCATGTACATGGAGAGAAAACTGGAGCAG GGTGAAAAGGTCAAAGAGAGACTGACCCCTGTGCTGAATTTACTGACCGAATGCTCCAGAGCTCACAGAGACACAAGACACTACCTCAGACAACAG ATCCTGCCTCCATTAAGAGATGCCAGCACTAAACCTGAGGAGGGAAACACCTTGAGGAATCGTCTGGTCAGACTGATGACACACCTGGACACTGAGCTCAAACACTGCGCTGCTGACCTGCTCTTCGTGCTGTGCAAAGAGAACG TGAGGCGTTTCGTGAAGTACTCTGGATATGGGAATGCCGCTGGGCTCCTGGCCACTAGAGGCTTGCTaggaggtcaaaggtcaaaggCCACATCATCAGGCACACAGTACTCTAGCGATTCGGACTCGGACACCGAGGAGTACCGTCAGATTAAAGACCGAGTGAATCCAGTGACGGGACAGGTGGAGGAGGAGCAGCCCGATCCGATGGAGGGAATGACagaggaggagaaagaggaGGAGGCTCACCGGCTCATCAGTCTTTTTAACAAACTCTCAAA GGATAATATGATTCAGCCAATGGGATTGAACGAAGAAGGTCAGCTGGTGCCGCTGTCGGAGCTCAGGAACCTTTCGGTGGAGCAGAAGAAATCGGAGGAAGAACATGATGATGACCTGGAGAACGTGGAGTAG